From a region of the Spelaeicoccus albus genome:
- a CDS encoding cupin domain-containing protein, translated as MLERAGEYSFDHALHGGSGSMNVQWHFFDESRLPVAVQTWTLPPGASEGLHSHDPDTEPLDELYLVITGSGRMHVADGVYDIGPGDSVLTPAGISHDLVNTGDDELRVVVVWGKPGEADWTRFGTARKARAARG; from the coding sequence ATGCTTGAACGTGCAGGTGAATACTCATTCGACCACGCGCTGCATGGCGGCAGTGGATCGATGAATGTGCAATGGCATTTCTTCGACGAAAGCCGGCTGCCCGTGGCCGTCCAGACCTGGACGCTGCCGCCCGGCGCCAGCGAGGGTTTGCATTCGCACGATCCGGACACCGAACCGCTCGACGAGCTGTATCTCGTGATTACCGGGAGTGGACGCATGCACGTCGCCGACGGCGTGTATGACATCGGCCCGGGCGATTCCGTTCTCACGCCGGCCGGGATCTCCCACGATCTGGTGAACACGGGCGACGACGAGCTACGGGTGGTCGTTGTCTGGGGCAAACCGGGGGAGGCCGACTGGACGCGGTTCGGCACCGCCCGGAAGGCGCGGGCCGCTCGGGGCTGA
- a CDS encoding GntR family transcriptional regulator: MGISTSAATTHNELSLAESAYRRVRDMLITLEIRPGEPINEGILATELEVGRTPLREALKRLEHDHLVQTYPRRGTFATIVDITELSNISEIRLALEPLAARRAADSASETARTGLRQLADRIAALDMDSMSASDIMRFDIDVHRAVYAATGNGHLEDVLIRYDNLAVRIWFLVLDKMPPVSGHVRGHTELLRAIADGDADLAVDLTTSHVADFQHAIRTVL; this comes from the coding sequence ATGGGGATTTCCACCTCAGCGGCCACCACGCACAACGAGCTGTCGCTCGCCGAGTCCGCCTACCGACGCGTACGCGACATGCTGATCACCCTCGAAATCCGCCCGGGCGAGCCGATCAACGAGGGAATTCTCGCGACGGAGCTCGAGGTCGGACGCACACCACTGCGCGAAGCGCTCAAACGACTGGAACACGATCACTTGGTGCAGACGTACCCGCGGCGCGGCACCTTCGCGACAATCGTCGATATCACCGAGCTCAGCAATATTTCGGAGATCCGACTGGCACTCGAACCGCTGGCCGCTCGCCGCGCGGCCGACTCTGCTTCCGAGACCGCTCGTACCGGGCTGCGGCAACTGGCGGACCGGATCGCCGCTCTCGACATGGATTCAATGAGCGCAAGCGACATCATGCGATTCGATATCGACGTCCACCGGGCCGTGTACGCTGCGACAGGCAACGGCCATTTGGAAGATGTGCTGATCCGCTACGACAATTTGGCGGTGCGGATCTGGTTCCTGGTCTTGGACAAGATGCCGCCGGTATCCGGGCATGTGCGCGGACACACCGAGCTGCTTCGTGCCATTGCGGACGGCGACGCCGATCTGGCCGTCGATCTCACGACATCGCACGTCGCGGATTTCCAGCACGCTATTCGCACCGTTCTCTAG
- a CDS encoding sarcosine oxidase subunit beta family protein: MSAIAEELPEQPDFLWHNPSPKKSYDVVIIGGGGHGLATAYYLAKNHGITNIAILERGWLAGGNMARNTTIIRSNYLWDESAAIYEYSMKLWEGLQEELDYDFLFSQRGVMNLAHTLQEVRDSQRRVFANQLNGIDASWIEPDEIKELCPPLNTSDDIRYPIMGATWQPRGGIAKHDHVAWAFARACDRMGVDIIQGCEVTGIVKDAGRVTGVETTQGRINAGSVGMAAAGRSSLLAEMAGFRLPIQSHPLQALVSELHEPVHPTVVMSNHVHVYVSQAHKGELVMGAGVDSYNGYGNRGSFHIIEEQMAAAVELFPIFARAHVLRTWGGIVDVTLDASPIVSRTPFDNLYVNCGWGTGGFKGLPAAGYTFAHTIATGEAHPLNAPYSLDRFTTGALIDEHGAAAVAH, translated from the coding sequence ATGAGTGCAATCGCCGAAGAACTACCGGAACAGCCGGACTTCCTTTGGCACAACCCGAGCCCGAAGAAGTCGTACGACGTCGTCATCATCGGCGGCGGCGGGCACGGACTGGCTACCGCGTACTACCTGGCCAAGAACCACGGCATCACGAACATTGCCATCCTGGAACGCGGTTGGCTGGCCGGCGGCAACATGGCACGGAACACGACGATTATTCGATCGAACTATCTGTGGGACGAAAGCGCCGCCATCTACGAGTACTCGATGAAACTCTGGGAAGGGCTGCAAGAAGAACTCGACTACGACTTCCTCTTCAGCCAGCGTGGCGTCATGAACCTGGCGCACACCCTGCAAGAAGTGCGTGACAGCCAGCGCCGTGTGTTTGCCAACCAGCTCAACGGTATCGATGCCTCGTGGATCGAGCCCGATGAGATCAAGGAGCTGTGCCCGCCGTTGAACACTTCCGACGACATCCGGTACCCCATCATGGGTGCCACGTGGCAGCCGCGCGGAGGAATCGCCAAACACGATCACGTCGCTTGGGCTTTTGCCCGCGCCTGCGACAGGATGGGCGTCGACATCATCCAGGGATGCGAAGTCACGGGCATCGTCAAAGACGCCGGTCGGGTGACGGGCGTCGAAACGACCCAGGGACGGATCAATGCCGGGTCGGTCGGAATGGCAGCTGCCGGACGTAGTTCCTTGCTGGCCGAAATGGCAGGGTTTCGACTGCCGATCCAGTCACATCCGCTACAGGCTCTTGTATCCGAATTGCACGAGCCGGTGCACCCGACGGTCGTCATGTCCAACCACGTGCACGTTTACGTTTCGCAAGCGCATAAGGGTGAGCTGGTGATGGGCGCAGGTGTCGACTCCTACAACGGATACGGCAACCGTGGATCGTTCCACATCATCGAAGAGCAGATGGCCGCCGCCGTCGAACTCTTCCCGATCTTCGCCCGTGCGCACGTGTTGCGCACTTGGGGCGGTATCGTCGACGTCACTCTCGATGCGTCGCCGATCGTGAGCCGGACTCCGTTCGACAACCTGTACGTCAATTGCGGTTGGGGCACCGGCGGATTCAAGGGCCTGCCGGCCGCTGGGTACACATTCGCCCACACCATCGCCACCGGCGAGGCCCATCCGCTCAATGCCCCGTATTCACTTGACCGATTCACCACCGGTGCACTCATCGACGAGCACGGCGCTGCCGCCGTTGCTCACTAA
- a CDS encoding sarcosine oxidase subunit delta produces the protein MLLIDCPYCGPRNENEFTYGGQAHVPYPEDPYDLTDEAWGQYLFYRDNQQGEYAERWAHAAGCRRWFNAIRDTRTYKFLAVYPMGAGRPELAGGTR, from the coding sequence ATGCTGCTCATCGACTGCCCGTACTGCGGGCCGCGCAATGAAAACGAATTCACCTACGGCGGCCAGGCCCACGTGCCCTATCCGGAGGACCCGTACGATCTCACCGACGAGGCCTGGGGCCAGTACCTGTTCTACCGCGACAACCAGCAGGGCGAATACGCCGAACGTTGGGCACATGCGGCCGGATGTCGCCGCTGGTTCAATGCCATCCGCGATACGCGCACCTATAAATTCCTGGCTGTCTACCCGATGGGTGCCGGCCGTCCCGAACTCGCAGGAGGCACCCGATGA
- a CDS encoding 2Fe-2S iron-sulfur cluster-binding protein, whose product MRAVSRRLPDGGRIDRTVTYELTVDGVAVTAHPGDTVASALLASGRTCVGTSLYRHRPRGIVTAGIEEPNALIRIRTAGSVAESMLPATVVPAADGLEVETLTGRGRLDPDPDSDLYDKKFVHTDVLVIGGGPAGLAAAAEAAATDARVILLDEQAELGGSLLSGGDSIDGLPAADWVDGVRRDLSSHPETTVLPRTTAFGSYDGNFVLALEDRSAEADRHGARAAGVSRQRVWHIRAQQIVIATGAHERPLVFANNDRPGVMLASAARSYVGRYGVAVGDRVVVATTNDSAYATVSVLRDAGIDVAAVADSRETLSDAAAAAQDADVRVLTGTAVVDTVAAPDGTGRVAGAVLGSLSLDEPGETEAVDCDTVAVSGGWSPVVHLHSQRQGALTWNDRLCSFVPDTAVDDQQVIGAARGDYRFADILGSARAAGAAAAARAGWGDAAEPTLGAPRGDGVTRPLWLVANPADPNQWDNHFIDLQRDSTVSDVLRATGAGLRSVELVKRYTTLSTASDQGKTSAVNAIGVIAGILAGGEGADVGMGDVGTTTFRAPYAPVAFAALAGRERGELFDPARLTSIHEWHVEHGAVFEDVGQWKRPRYYPQDGEDMDAAVNRECLAARNNVAFQDVTTLGKIEIWGKDAAEFLGRIYTNGFKKLVPGKGRYGIMCTADGMIFDDGVSLRIADDRYFMTTTTGGAARVLDWLEEWLQTEWPELDVHCTSVTEQWTAIAVVGPRSREVVAKVAPELDVSQDAFKFMEFRTTTLASGVPARICRISFNGELSFEINVAGWYGRSVWEDVAEAGAEFDITPYGTESMHVMRAEKGLIIAGQDTDGTVTPYDAGMGWIVSKLKDFVGKRSFSRADQERTGRKQLVGLFPADKSFRLPEGAQLVERGTPITPEEGPVPMIGHVTSSYFSSNLGRSFALALIKDGHHRLGDIVTAPVNGVLMDVEITDSVFYDKEGTKRDG is encoded by the coding sequence ATCCGCGCCGTCTCCCGGCGCTTGCCCGACGGCGGGCGGATCGATCGGACCGTCACGTATGAGTTGACCGTCGACGGCGTTGCGGTCACGGCGCATCCCGGCGACACGGTGGCATCCGCGCTACTGGCCTCGGGGCGCACCTGCGTCGGCACGTCGCTCTATCGACACCGCCCACGCGGAATCGTCACGGCCGGTATCGAAGAGCCGAATGCGTTGATCCGGATCCGTACCGCCGGAAGCGTCGCGGAATCGATGCTTCCGGCCACCGTCGTGCCGGCCGCCGATGGCCTCGAAGTAGAAACTCTTACCGGCCGCGGCCGACTCGACCCGGACCCCGACTCGGACTTGTATGACAAGAAATTCGTGCACACCGACGTCTTGGTCATCGGCGGGGGGCCGGCCGGGCTGGCTGCCGCGGCCGAGGCAGCGGCCACGGACGCCCGCGTCATCCTGCTCGACGAGCAAGCCGAACTCGGCGGGTCCTTGTTGTCCGGCGGCGATAGCATCGACGGTCTCCCGGCGGCCGATTGGGTGGACGGCGTCCGCCGCGACTTGTCGTCACACCCGGAGACGACGGTACTGCCCCGCACGACCGCGTTCGGCAGCTACGACGGCAATTTCGTCCTCGCCTTGGAGGATCGCAGCGCCGAAGCGGACAGACACGGTGCCCGTGCCGCCGGCGTCTCGCGGCAGCGGGTGTGGCACATCCGCGCCCAGCAGATCGTCATCGCCACCGGCGCACACGAACGGCCGCTGGTGTTTGCAAACAACGATCGGCCCGGCGTCATGTTGGCTTCGGCCGCGCGTAGCTATGTCGGCCGGTACGGAGTAGCGGTTGGCGATCGCGTCGTCGTGGCCACCACCAACGATTCGGCGTACGCGACGGTGTCGGTATTACGCGACGCCGGCATTGACGTGGCAGCCGTCGCGGACTCTCGCGAGACGCTTTCCGATGCGGCCGCGGCCGCCCAAGACGCCGATGTTCGAGTGCTCACCGGAACCGCAGTGGTCGATACCGTGGCCGCGCCGGACGGAACCGGCCGCGTGGCCGGAGCCGTCCTCGGCTCCCTGAGCCTCGACGAGCCCGGCGAGACGGAAGCGGTCGATTGCGACACGGTGGCAGTCTCCGGCGGGTGGAGCCCCGTCGTTCATTTGCACAGCCAGCGGCAAGGCGCACTGACGTGGAACGACCGGCTTTGCTCGTTCGTGCCGGACACGGCGGTCGACGACCAACAGGTCATCGGTGCGGCTCGCGGCGACTACCGGTTTGCAGACATCCTGGGCTCGGCGCGCGCTGCCGGAGCCGCTGCGGCAGCGCGCGCAGGCTGGGGCGACGCTGCCGAACCGACGCTCGGTGCGCCGCGCGGGGACGGCGTCACCCGGCCGCTGTGGCTGGTGGCGAACCCGGCGGATCCGAATCAGTGGGACAACCACTTCATCGACTTGCAACGTGATTCGACGGTGTCCGACGTGTTGCGTGCAACCGGTGCCGGTTTGCGGAGCGTCGAGTTGGTCAAGCGGTACACGACGCTCAGTACGGCCAGCGACCAGGGCAAAACCTCGGCGGTCAACGCGATAGGCGTCATCGCCGGCATCTTAGCCGGAGGCGAAGGGGCCGACGTGGGCATGGGCGATGTCGGCACTACCACCTTCCGCGCCCCCTACGCCCCCGTCGCCTTCGCTGCGCTGGCAGGGCGCGAACGCGGAGAGCTGTTCGATCCGGCCCGGCTGACGTCGATCCATGAATGGCACGTTGAACACGGCGCCGTCTTTGAAGACGTCGGCCAATGGAAGCGCCCCCGCTACTACCCGCAGGACGGCGAAGACATGGACGCGGCAGTGAATCGTGAATGCCTCGCCGCACGGAACAATGTCGCGTTTCAGGACGTGACGACACTCGGAAAGATCGAGATCTGGGGCAAGGACGCAGCCGAATTCTTAGGCCGCATTTACACCAACGGCTTCAAGAAGCTGGTGCCCGGAAAAGGCCGTTACGGAATCATGTGTACGGCCGACGGGATGATATTCGACGACGGTGTCAGTTTGCGCATTGCGGATGACCGCTACTTCATGACGACGACGACCGGGGGAGCGGCACGCGTGCTCGACTGGCTCGAAGAATGGTTGCAGACCGAGTGGCCCGAGTTGGACGTGCACTGTACGTCGGTCACCGAGCAATGGACCGCGATAGCCGTCGTCGGACCGCGTTCACGGGAGGTCGTCGCCAAAGTCGCGCCCGAGCTGGACGTGTCGCAGGATGCGTTCAAATTCATGGAATTCAGGACGACGACACTGGCTTCCGGTGTGCCGGCACGCATTTGCCGTATCTCGTTCAATGGCGAACTCTCGTTCGAGATCAACGTGGCCGGTTGGTACGGGCGCAGCGTGTGGGAAGACGTCGCCGAGGCCGGAGCAGAATTCGACATCACGCCATACGGTACCGAGTCCATGCACGTGATGCGCGCCGAAAAGGGACTCATCATCGCCGGCCAGGATACCGATGGAACGGTGACGCCGTACGACGCCGGGATGGGCTGGATCGTGTCCAAGCTGAAGGACTTCGTCGGCAAGCGATCTTTCAGTCGGGCCGATCAAGAGCGTACGGGACGCAAACAACTCGTCGGCCTATTTCCGGCGGACAAGTCGTTCCGCCTTCCCGAGGGGGCGCAACTGGTGGAAAGGGGCACGCCGATCACGCCGGAGGAAGGTCCGGTGCCGATGATCGGCCACGTGACCTCGAGCTACTTCAGCTCCAACTTGGGCCGGTCGTTCGCGTTGGCGTTGATCAAGGACGGCCACCACCGTCTCGGCGACATCGTGACGGCACCGGTGAACGGGGTCCTGATGGATGTCGAAATCACCGACAGCGTCTTTTACGACAAGGAAGGAACGAAGCGAGATGGCTAG
- a CDS encoding sarcosine oxidase subunit gamma produces MASTTFEQAPEEAAPKVAGGPAELRHSPAEHLAEQFARYSSTGPDGVSLREIPFVTMIAVRVDPGGAAASSMADVLGARLPVRGGLAAAGEKYSVLPQGPDEFIVVENCSADADEAMDPVDPLDALTAARDGGPGLVADVSANRTTFELSGPSARAVLEKSCAIDLHPRAFGDGAVASTMLGKTPVLLWRVGDAFHVMPRSSFADYLGRWLLDGMAEFAEAA; encoded by the coding sequence ATGGCTAGTACCACTTTCGAACAGGCACCGGAAGAAGCTGCGCCGAAGGTCGCAGGTGGCCCCGCCGAATTGCGCCACAGTCCGGCCGAGCACCTGGCCGAACAGTTCGCGCGCTACTCGTCGACAGGGCCGGACGGCGTGAGCTTGCGGGAGATTCCGTTCGTCACGATGATCGCGGTGCGCGTCGACCCGGGCGGAGCCGCAGCAAGCTCAATGGCCGATGTCCTCGGCGCGCGGCTGCCGGTTCGCGGCGGTCTGGCGGCGGCGGGCGAGAAATACTCGGTGTTGCCGCAGGGGCCCGACGAGTTCATCGTCGTCGAGAACTGCTCCGCCGACGCCGACGAGGCGATGGACCCCGTCGATCCGCTTGATGCGCTGACCGCGGCGCGGGATGGTGGGCCCGGTCTTGTCGCAGACGTCTCGGCGAACAGGACAACCTTCGAACTGTCCGGACCGTCGGCCCGTGCCGTGCTGGAAAAGAGTTGCGCCATCGACTTGCACCCTCGTGCATTTGGCGACGGCGCCGTGGCTTCGACGATGCTCGGTAAAACGCCGGTGCTGCTGTGGCGCGTCGGAGATGCGTTTCATGTGATGCCGCGGTCGTCGTTCGCCGATTACCTGGGCCGCTGGCTGCTCGATGGCATGGCCGAATTCGCCGAGGCAGCCTGA
- the purU gene encoding formyltetrahydrofolate deformylase, with the protein MTLTTTDAAHTAARQAAEHVLTLDCEESPGIVSAVSGFLAGHGCDIIENKQFDDWRARHFFMRVHVASEGGSSDIDTLRKAFEPIGEKFEMRWKLERRDTKPRIVIMVSKSGHCLADLLYRSRIGELSAEIVAVVSNHRNQQELTEWHGVPFHHIPVTKDTKPEAEARLESLLDDLDVELVVLARYMQVLSDELSARLSGKCINIHHSFLPAFKGAKPYHQAYERGVKMVGATAHYITADLDEGPIIAQQVIDVDHTYGPEDLVAIGRDAEVAALTRAVRWHCDGRVFAAGSRTVVLR; encoded by the coding sequence ATGACGCTCACGACCACCGATGCCGCGCATACGGCAGCCCGGCAGGCAGCCGAACACGTCCTGACTCTGGACTGCGAGGAAAGCCCGGGAATCGTCAGCGCCGTCTCGGGATTCCTGGCCGGGCACGGCTGCGACATCATCGAGAACAAGCAGTTCGACGACTGGCGCGCGCGGCACTTCTTCATGCGCGTCCACGTGGCCTCGGAAGGAGGTTCGTCGGATATCGACACGCTGCGAAAGGCGTTCGAACCGATCGGCGAGAAGTTCGAAATGCGCTGGAAGCTTGAACGCCGCGACACCAAGCCGCGCATCGTGATCATGGTCTCGAAGTCCGGGCACTGCTTGGCTGATCTGCTTTATCGGTCCCGGATCGGCGAGCTGTCCGCCGAGATTGTGGCAGTAGTGTCGAACCACCGGAACCAGCAGGAACTGACCGAGTGGCACGGTGTCCCGTTCCACCACATTCCGGTCACCAAGGACACGAAACCCGAGGCCGAGGCCCGCCTTGAATCGCTGCTGGACGATCTGGATGTCGAACTCGTCGTCCTGGCCCGGTACATGCAAGTGCTCAGCGATGAGCTCAGCGCTCGGCTGTCCGGCAAATGCATTAACATCCACCATTCGTTCCTGCCGGCGTTCAAGGGCGCCAAGCCCTATCACCAAGCCTATGAGCGCGGCGTGAAAATGGTCGGAGCGACGGCGCACTACATCACTGCCGACCTGGACGAAGGTCCGATCATTGCTCAGCAGGTCATCGACGTCGACCACACGTACGGGCCCGAGGACCTCGTCGCCATCGGCAGGGACGCCGAGGTCGCTGCACTGACCAGAGCGGTCCGGTGGCACTGCGACGGCCGTGTGTTCGCCGCCGGCAGTCGCACGGTAGTCCTGCGGTAG
- a CDS encoding SDR family oxidoreductase: MTRTYVITGAASGIGKATAELLGEAGHRTIGVDLKDADVTVDLTKPDDRERMGREVGELSGGVVDGVAAIAGLNAPIAATAAVNYFGTIATLEGLRPLLLKSAAPRAAAVASMASIQSADDALVDSMLAGDEPASLRRADALQERGGSEAYHIYSSSKRALARWIRRTAPTEAWAGAGIPVNAIAPAVVLTPMTAELVATPEGRAGLTEQVPMPLNGPMDPVVAARLLSWLLGEDNSHLCGQVVFVDGGYDAVTRGDSVW; encoded by the coding sequence ATGACACGTACCTACGTCATCACCGGCGCCGCTTCCGGCATCGGCAAGGCGACAGCCGAATTGCTCGGCGAAGCCGGGCACCGCACCATCGGCGTGGACCTGAAGGACGCCGACGTCACAGTTGATTTGACCAAGCCCGACGACCGCGAGCGCATGGGCCGAGAAGTCGGCGAGCTCTCCGGCGGCGTCGTCGACGGCGTGGCGGCCATCGCCGGCTTGAACGCACCGATCGCCGCGACCGCCGCCGTCAACTACTTCGGCACGATCGCCACGCTCGAAGGTCTGCGCCCGCTCCTGTTGAAGTCCGCAGCGCCGCGAGCAGCGGCCGTCGCCTCGATGGCCTCGATCCAATCGGCCGATGACGCCCTTGTCGACTCGATGCTGGCCGGCGACGAACCTGCCAGCCTGCGGCGAGCCGATGCGTTGCAAGAACGCGGCGGCTCCGAAGCGTACCACATCTACTCGTCGAGCAAGCGTGCGCTGGCGCGCTGGATCCGGCGCACTGCACCGACCGAGGCATGGGCCGGGGCCGGCATCCCCGTGAATGCCATTGCGCCGGCAGTCGTGCTCACTCCGATGACCGCCGAACTTGTGGCGACCCCCGAAGGGCGCGCCGGGCTCACCGAGCAGGTGCCGATGCCGTTGAACGGCCCGATGGATCCCGTCGTGGCGGCGCGGCTGCTGTCCTGGCTCCTCGGCGAGGACAACTCCCATCTTTGCGGGCAAGTCGTCTTTGTGGACGGCGGCTACGACGCCGTCACGCGCGGCGATTCCGTGTGGTAA
- a CDS encoding MarR family winged helix-turn-helix transcriptional regulator — MPDDTNSMSPLPYRSQPLAALLDVFAMWGSDGFIGALSHSAGHDLEPTSVVAITVLARGGPMRPSALAARLRVGASNISKISSHLATRDLIAKSADPHDSRASLLDLTATGREFMADLVRRGDAMMNEILGGWTDTDRRELGRLLADFERDAAAYAKALNPDISR, encoded by the coding sequence ATGCCGGATGACACGAACTCGATGTCGCCGCTTCCGTACCGGTCGCAGCCGCTGGCGGCCCTGCTCGACGTATTCGCCATGTGGGGGTCCGACGGGTTCATCGGCGCCCTGTCGCACTCGGCCGGGCACGACCTCGAACCGACAAGTGTCGTTGCCATCACCGTATTGGCTCGGGGCGGCCCGATGCGACCCTCGGCGTTGGCCGCGCGGTTACGTGTCGGCGCATCGAATATCAGCAAGATCAGCTCGCATTTGGCAACCCGTGACTTGATCGCGAAGTCCGCCGATCCACACGACAGTCGCGCATCCTTGTTGGACTTGACCGCCACGGGCAGGGAATTCATGGCCGACCTCGTCCGCCGGGGCGACGCGATGATGAACGAAATACTCGGCGGTTGGACCGATACCGACCGCCGCGAACTCGGCCGGCTACTCGCCGATTTCGAGCGCGACGCCGCTGCCTACGCCAAAGCACTCAATCCCGACATCTCACGGTAA
- a CDS encoding SDR family NAD(P)-dependent oxidoreductase encodes MRFDGKTALVTASGAGIGAAIAARLAGDGAAVVVSDVNDEAGHAVVDEIIAAGGKAAYRHANVADEHDVAALIEFAIDTFGGLDLAVNNAGVGAMPKRLNKVTVEEWDRAMAVTLRGTWLSMRAELGSFIASTGGNIVNVASIAGLDSTPNLTPYGASKHGVVSLTQSAAIEYATEAIRINAVAPGAIETAALASLPDEDKAGYSAKVPMRRLGKPKEIADAVAWLLSDEASFITGVTIPVDGGTIHAG; translated from the coding sequence ATGAGATTTGATGGCAAAACGGCGTTGGTCACGGCGTCCGGCGCGGGGATCGGCGCCGCAATAGCAGCGCGATTGGCCGGCGACGGCGCAGCAGTGGTCGTCTCCGACGTCAACGACGAAGCGGGGCACGCAGTCGTCGACGAAATAATCGCGGCCGGCGGGAAGGCCGCCTATCGTCACGCGAACGTTGCCGACGAGCATGACGTAGCGGCACTCATCGAATTCGCGATTGACACATTCGGCGGACTGGACTTGGCCGTGAACAATGCTGGGGTCGGAGCCATGCCGAAACGCTTGAACAAGGTCACCGTCGAGGAATGGGATCGTGCAATGGCCGTCACGTTACGCGGCACCTGGTTGTCCATGCGGGCCGAACTCGGCAGCTTCATCGCCTCAACGGGCGGCAACATCGTCAACGTCGCGTCGATCGCCGGATTGGACTCGACACCGAATCTCACTCCGTACGGCGCCAGCAAGCACGGCGTCGTCTCGCTGACGCAGTCGGCTGCTATTGAATACGCGACCGAGGCAATTCGCATCAACGCCGTCGCTCCGGGAGCAATCGAAACGGCCGCGCTGGCATCATTGCCGGACGAAGACAAGGCCGGCTACTCCGCAAAAGTCCCGATGAGGCGGCTGGGGAAGCCGAAAGAAATCGCTGACGCGGTAGCGTGGCTGCTCTCGGACGAGGCGTCGTTCATCACCGGAGTCACCATCCCGGTCGATGGGGGCACGATCCATGCCGGATGA
- a CDS encoding arylsulfatase, which yields MPDTRPNVILVCVDEWRGDCLSAAGHPHVQTPHLDDLARRGTRFANGYSATPTCVPARVALFTGQSQERHGRVGYTDGVPFDVAHPVTLQGEFRKAGYHTQAIGKMHVFPERSRSGFDDVVLHDGFLHFARRAHGRNFPYFDDYVPWLRRQPGVSPDEDYFDHGVCCNSVVARPWDKSERLHPTSWAGGQVVDWLYRRDPTKPFFLYLSFHRPHPPYDPPQWAFDTYMDLPEREHPVGNWEHHYDSVRSDDDHTTFVGTLAPGVRHRARAGYYGSMAHVDLQINRLVETLMEFGVYDNTVIAFTSDHGEMMGDHDMYRKGVGFEGSAHVPFIVAGAPNDDGVGKNQVVDDVVELRDIAPTLLDLAGLEVPESCDGRSLVPFLRGDQVHDWRDWLHGEHTLFGQSLQWVTDGHVKYLWASGWGTDELFDLDSDPGELRNLADDPEHAELRDLWRSRLIGDLTGREEGFVRDGDLVAGAAAVEILGHTRTRLAEAGVPGYGDDSVRPR from the coding sequence ATGCCCGACACCCGGCCGAACGTCATACTGGTCTGCGTCGACGAATGGCGCGGCGATTGTCTCTCCGCGGCCGGACACCCGCACGTGCAGACGCCGCATCTCGACGACCTGGCGCGCCGGGGCACCCGATTTGCCAACGGCTATTCGGCGACACCGACGTGCGTGCCGGCCCGGGTCGCACTGTTCACCGGGCAGTCTCAAGAACGGCACGGACGAGTGGGGTACACGGACGGCGTGCCATTCGATGTGGCACATCCGGTCACGCTCCAGGGCGAGTTCCGCAAGGCCGGCTATCACACGCAAGCGATCGGCAAGATGCACGTGTTCCCCGAACGGTCCCGTTCCGGATTTGACGACGTCGTTCTGCACGATGGGTTTTTGCATTTTGCGCGCCGAGCGCACGGCCGCAACTTTCCCTACTTCGACGACTACGTGCCGTGGCTCCGTCGCCAGCCGGGCGTCAGTCCGGATGAGGACTATTTCGATCACGGCGTCTGCTGCAATTCCGTTGTCGCCCGGCCGTGGGACAAGTCTGAGCGGCTGCACCCGACGAGTTGGGCGGGCGGCCAGGTTGTCGATTGGCTGTACCGCCGCGATCCGACGAAGCCGTTCTTCTTGTATTTGTCATTCCACCGGCCGCACCCGCCGTATGATCCGCCGCAGTGGGCGTTCGACACGTACATGGATCTTCCCGAGCGGGAGCACCCGGTCGGCAATTGGGAGCACCATTACGATTCGGTGCGTTCGGACGACGATCATACGACGTTCGTCGGAACTCTCGCGCCGGGCGTGCGCCACCGCGCGAGGGCCGGCTATTACGGCTCGATGGCGCATGTCGATCTGCAGATCAATCGGCTGGTGGAGACGTTGATGGAATTCGGCGTCTACGACAACACGGTCATCGCGTTCACGAGTGATCACGGCGAGATGATGGGCGACCACGACATGTACCGGAAGGGAGTCGGGTTCGAGGGCTCGGCACATGTGCCGTTCATCGTGGCCGGCGCCCCGAACGATGACGGCGTCGGCAAAAATCAGGTGGTCGACGACGTCGTCGAACTACGCGATATCGCGCCGACGCTGCTCGACCTGGCCGGACTCGAGGTGCCGGAGAGCTGCGATGGCCGGTCTCTCGTGCCGTTCTTACGCGGCGACCAGGTGCACGATTGGCGCGATTGGTTGCACGGCGAGCACACATTGTTCGGCCAGTCGCTGCAGTGGGTGACGGATGGGCACGTGAAATATCTGTGGGCGTCGGGATGGGGAACCGACGAATTGTTCGATCTGGATTCCGACCCGGGTGAGTTGCGGAACCTGGCAGACGACCCGGAGCACGCCGAACTTCGCGACCTGTGGCGCAGCCGGTTGATCGGCGATCTGACCGGGCGTGAGGAGGGATTCGTCCGGGACGGCGACCTGGTGGCGGGCGCGGCAGCCGTCGAGATCCTCGGGCACACCCGTACGCGGTTGGCCGAAGCAGGCGTTCCCGGCTACGGGGATGATTCGGTTCGGCCGCGGTAG